One Mixta gaviniae genomic window carries:
- the rsmA gene encoding 16S rRNA (adenine(1518)-N(6)/adenine(1519)-N(6))-dimethyltransferase RsmA translates to MNNRVHQGHFARKRFGQNFLNDTYIIESIVTAIHPQPGEAMVEIGPGLGALTEPVGDRLDALTVIELDRDLAARLQTHPFLGPKLTIYQQDAMTFDFSSLAAEKGQPLRVFGNLPYNISTPLMFHLFSYTDAIKDMHFMLQKEVVNRLVAGPNSKAYGRLSVMAQYYCQVIPVLEVPPESFTPAPKVDSAVVRLVPHKTRPHPVDDIRVLSRITTEAFGKRRKTLRNSLGHLFSAEVMESLGVDGSLRAENITVAQYCQLANWLTAHPESQES, encoded by the coding sequence ATGAATAATCGCGTCCACCAGGGTCATTTCGCCCGCAAACGTTTTGGGCAGAACTTCCTTAACGACACCTATATCATCGAAAGCATCGTTACGGCTATCCATCCGCAACCCGGCGAGGCGATGGTAGAGATTGGTCCCGGCCTTGGCGCCCTGACCGAGCCGGTTGGCGATCGCCTTGATGCGCTGACCGTTATCGAACTGGATCGCGATCTGGCCGCGCGCCTGCAAACGCATCCGTTCCTCGGCCCGAAGCTGACGATTTACCAGCAGGACGCCATGACCTTCGATTTCTCCAGCCTCGCGGCGGAGAAAGGCCAGCCGCTGCGCGTGTTCGGCAACCTGCCCTACAATATCTCTACGCCATTGATGTTCCATCTTTTCAGCTATACTGATGCGATCAAAGATATGCACTTTATGCTGCAAAAAGAGGTGGTCAACCGTCTGGTTGCCGGCCCGAACAGCAAAGCCTATGGCCGCTTAAGCGTGATGGCGCAGTACTACTGCCAGGTGATCCCGGTGCTGGAAGTGCCGCCGGAATCCTTTACGCCGGCGCCGAAAGTCGATTCTGCCGTGGTGCGTCTGGTGCCGCATAAAACGCGTCCGCATCCGGTTGATGATATTCGCGTGCTGAGCCGCATCACCACCGAAGCCTTCGGCAAGCGCCGCAAAACGCTGCGCAACAGCCTGGGCCACCTGTTCAGCGCCGAAGTCATGGAAAGCCTCGGCGTTGACGGCAGCCTGCGCGCGGAGAACATCACCGTCGCTCAATATTGTCAGTTAGCGAACTGGTTAACTGCGCACCCTGAGTCGCAGGAGAGTTAA
- the pdxA gene encoding 4-hydroxythreonine-4-phosphate dehydrogenase PdxA: MLSKARVVITPGEPAGIGPDVALQLAQRDWPVELVVCASPQLLADRARQLGLPLALRDYQPDAPAQPQRAGTLTVLPVALAAPVVAGELDVANSRYVLETLARACDGCLNGEFAALITGPVHKGVINDAGIAFSGHTEFFAERAACDRVVMMLATETLRVALATTHLPLKAVPDAITKASLHEVIGILHQDLQRKFGIAQPHILVCGLNPHAGEGGHMGREEIDTIIPALETLRQRGMHLTGPLPADTLFQPKYLQHADAVLAMYHDQGLPVLKYQGFGRAVNITLGLPFIRTSVDHGTALELAGQGNADAGSFITALNLAITMIKEVQ, translated from the coding sequence ATGCTCAGTAAGGCTCGCGTGGTCATCACTCCCGGCGAACCCGCCGGGATTGGTCCCGATGTCGCCCTTCAGCTGGCGCAGCGCGACTGGCCGGTAGAACTGGTGGTCTGCGCTTCGCCGCAGCTGCTCGCCGATCGCGCGCGGCAGCTGGGCCTGCCCCTCGCACTGCGGGACTATCAGCCCGACGCGCCGGCGCAGCCGCAGCGCGCCGGTACCCTGACCGTGCTGCCGGTCGCGCTGGCCGCGCCCGTGGTTGCCGGCGAGCTGGACGTTGCCAACAGCCGCTACGTGCTGGAGACGCTTGCCCGCGCCTGCGACGGCTGCCTGAACGGCGAATTCGCCGCGCTGATCACCGGCCCGGTGCATAAAGGTGTCATTAATGATGCCGGCATCGCCTTCAGCGGCCATACGGAGTTTTTTGCTGAGCGCGCCGCCTGCGATCGCGTGGTGATGATGCTGGCGACCGAAACGCTGCGCGTGGCGCTGGCCACCACGCATCTGCCGCTAAAAGCGGTCCCGGACGCCATCACCAAAGCCAGCCTGCATGAAGTGATTGGCATTCTGCATCAGGATCTCCAGCGCAAGTTTGGCATCGCCCAACCGCATATTCTGGTGTGCGGGCTGAATCCCCATGCCGGCGAAGGCGGACATATGGGCCGCGAAGAGATCGATACCATCATTCCGGCGCTGGAGACGTTACGCCAGCGGGGCATGCATCTCACCGGCCCGCTGCCGGCGGATACGCTGTTCCAGCCGAAATACCTGCAGCATGCCGACGCCGTGCTGGCGATGTATCACGATCAGGGCCTGCCGGTGTTAAAATACCAGGGCTTTGGCCGCGCGGTGAATATCACCCTTGGCCTGCCTTTTATCCGTACCTCCGTTGACCACGGCACCGCGCTTGAACTGGCCGGTCAGGGCAACGCCGATGCGGGAAGCTTTATTACGGCGCTTAATCTCGCCATCACTATGATCAAAGAAGTCCAATGA
- the surA gene encoding peptidylprolyl isomerase SurA: protein MKNWRMLILGVALAANTAIAAPQVVDKVAAVVNNGVVLESDVDGMMHSVKAQAQQAGQQLPDDRTLRHQIVERLVMDNIILQMGKQMGVQISDQQLDQAIANIAAQNRMSLDQMRSRLAYDGVNYNAYREQIRKEMQIAEVRNNEVRRRVTILPQEVDTLAKQVSAQNSQGTELNISHILLPLPENPTQQQVDDQEKLAKQLMGELNSGADFGKLAVTYSADSQALQGGNMGWGKIEELPTLFAQALSTAKKGDIVGPIRSGVGFHILKVNDLRGESQNISVTEVHARHILLKPSPILTDDQARQKLQQIAEEIKSGKTSFAAAAKQFSDDPGSANQGGDLGWSSPEIYDPAFRDALLRLSKGETSQPVHSSFGWHLIQLLDTRKVDKTDAAQKERAYRLLFNRKFAEEAQTWMQEQRASAYVKILDANAQ, encoded by the coding sequence ATGAAGAACTGGAGAATGCTGATACTGGGTGTGGCGCTGGCCGCCAATACCGCGATCGCAGCCCCGCAGGTAGTTGATAAAGTTGCCGCCGTGGTCAACAACGGCGTCGTTCTGGAAAGTGACGTTGACGGCATGATGCACTCGGTAAAAGCGCAGGCGCAGCAGGCTGGACAGCAGCTGCCCGATGACCGCACGCTGCGCCATCAGATCGTCGAACGTCTGGTGATGGATAACATCATTCTGCAGATGGGCAAACAGATGGGCGTGCAGATCAGCGATCAGCAGCTGGATCAGGCTATTGCCAATATCGCCGCGCAGAACCGCATGTCGCTGGATCAGATGCGCAGCCGTCTGGCCTACGATGGCGTGAACTACAACGCCTATCGTGAGCAGATCCGCAAAGAGATGCAGATCGCCGAAGTGCGCAACAACGAAGTGCGTCGCCGTGTCACCATCCTGCCGCAGGAAGTGGACACGCTGGCAAAACAGGTTTCCGCGCAAAACAGCCAGGGCACCGAGCTGAATATCAGCCACATCCTGCTGCCGCTGCCGGAAAACCCGACGCAACAGCAGGTTGACGATCAGGAGAAGCTGGCGAAGCAGCTGATGGGCGAACTGAACAGCGGTGCCGATTTCGGTAAGCTGGCGGTCACCTACTCCGCCGACTCCCAGGCGCTACAGGGCGGCAACATGGGCTGGGGCAAAATTGAAGAGCTGCCGACGCTGTTCGCGCAGGCGCTCAGCACCGCGAAAAAAGGCGATATCGTCGGCCCAATCCGCTCCGGCGTCGGCTTTCATATCCTGAAAGTGAATGACCTGCGCGGCGAGAGCCAGAATATCTCCGTTACCGAAGTGCATGCACGTCATATTCTGCTGAAACCGTCGCCGATCCTGACCGACGATCAGGCGCGCCAGAAACTGCAACAGATCGCCGAAGAGATCAAAAGCGGTAAAACCAGCTTCGCCGCGGCGGCGAAACAGTTCTCCGACGATCCGGGTTCCGCCAACCAGGGTGGCGATCTGGGCTGGAGTTCTCCGGAAATCTACGATCCGGCCTTCCGCGATGCGCTGCTGCGCCTGAGCAAAGGCGAAACCAGCCAGCCAGTGCATTCCTCTTTCGGCTGGCATCTGATCCAGCTGCTGGACACGCGCAAGGTTGATAAAACCGATGCGGCGCAGAAAGAGCGCGCCTATCGTCTGCTGTTCAACCGCAAGTTTGCGGAAGAAGCGCAAACCTGGATGCAGGAACAGCGCGCCAGCGCCTACGTAAAAATCCTGGACGCCAATGCTCAGTAA
- the lptD gene encoding LPS assembly protein LptD → MKKRIPTLLATMIGAALYSQHSLADDLMSQCMLGVPSYNRPLVQGDANQLPVTIHSDNARGNYPDDAVFTGKVDIQQGNSRLRSDEVQLHQRQQPGQTTPVRTVDALGNVHYDDNQVILKGPKAWSNLNTKDTNVWNGDYQMVGRQGRGTADQMKLRGDNRYTILENGTFTSCLPGSNSWSVVGSQVIQDREEQVAEIWNARFKLGPVPVFYSPYLQLPIGDRRRSGFLIPNAKYSNNDGFQFALPYYWNIAPQMDATITPNYLSKRGLQWQNEFRYLTQAGTGLVEFDYLPSDDEYKRDEAARNSNDGDSNRWLFFWRHSGVYQQHWRFSADYTKVSDPYYFQDLDSKYYSTTDGYASQKFSVGYADTNWDATLSSKDFQVFDTNRSRNIYRAQPQFDFNYYKNDIGPFDTRLYAQAVQFTNVNDDLPDAVRLHLEPTINLPLANDWGSLNTEAKLLATHYQQSDVDYYNAQPNNANNQLKEDVNRVMPQFKVDGRMVFDRDMNWAQGYTQTLEPRVQYLYIPYRDQSHIQAYDSTLLQTDYTGLFRDRTYSGLDRIASANQVASGLTTRIYDNDLVERFNLSVGQIYSFTPSRTGLNNTSDEDDTGSLIWAGDTYWRVSDRWGVRGGVQYDTRLDNVAQGNAVLEYRRDADRMVQLNYRYSSPEYVASALNRNITNNPIYENGISQVGMTASWPIADSWAVVGAYYYDTKEKQPADQLVGLQYSSCCYAIRVGYERKINGWENDNSKYENQISFNIELRGLSPNYGLGSNQMLRQGIMPYQRAF, encoded by the coding sequence ATGAAAAAACGTATACCCACACTGCTGGCCACGATGATTGGCGCAGCGCTTTATAGTCAGCACTCCCTCGCCGACGATCTGATGTCGCAGTGTATGCTGGGCGTACCAAGTTATAACCGTCCCCTGGTACAGGGCGACGCGAATCAACTGCCGGTAACGATACATTCTGATAACGCCAGGGGTAACTACCCTGACGACGCGGTATTTACCGGCAAAGTCGATATTCAGCAGGGCAACAGCCGTCTGCGTTCTGACGAAGTGCAGCTGCACCAGCGTCAGCAGCCGGGCCAGACCACGCCGGTTCGCACCGTCGATGCGCTGGGTAATGTGCATTACGACGACAATCAGGTCATCCTGAAAGGTCCGAAAGCCTGGTCAAACCTCAATACCAAAGATACCAACGTCTGGAACGGCGACTATCAGATGGTGGGACGCCAGGGCCGCGGCACCGCCGATCAGATGAAGCTGCGCGGCGACAACCGCTACACCATTCTGGAAAACGGCACCTTTACCTCCTGTCTGCCGGGCAGCAATAGCTGGAGCGTGGTCGGTTCGCAGGTCATCCAGGATCGTGAAGAGCAGGTGGCGGAGATCTGGAACGCGCGCTTTAAGCTCGGCCCGGTGCCAGTTTTCTACAGCCCCTACCTGCAGCTGCCGATCGGCGATCGCCGCCGTTCCGGTTTCCTGATCCCGAATGCGAAATACAGTAATAATGACGGCTTCCAGTTCGCGCTGCCCTACTACTGGAACATCGCGCCGCAGATGGATGCCACCATTACGCCGAACTATCTCAGCAAGCGCGGGCTGCAGTGGCAGAATGAGTTCCGCTATCTGACTCAGGCGGGCACCGGCCTGGTGGAGTTCGACTACCTGCCGAGCGACGACGAATACAAGCGAGACGAAGCGGCGCGCAACTCCAACGACGGCGACTCCAACCGCTGGCTCTTCTTCTGGCGTCACTCCGGCGTTTACCAGCAGCACTGGCGTTTCAGCGCTGACTACACCAAAGTCAGCGATCCTTACTATTTCCAGGATCTCGACTCGAAGTACTACTCCACCACCGACGGCTACGCTTCGCAGAAGTTCAGCGTCGGCTATGCGGATACTAACTGGGACGCCACGCTCTCCAGCAAAGACTTCCAGGTGTTCGACACCAACCGCTCCCGGAACATTTACCGCGCGCAGCCGCAGTTCGATTTTAACTACTATAAAAACGATATCGGGCCGTTCGATACGCGCCTCTATGCGCAGGCGGTGCAGTTTACCAATGTGAACGACGATCTGCCGGATGCGGTGCGCCTGCACCTTGAACCGACGATCAACCTGCCGCTGGCCAACGACTGGGGCAGCCTGAACACCGAAGCGAAACTGCTGGCGACCCACTACCAGCAGAGCGATGTCGATTATTACAACGCACAGCCAAATAATGCGAATAACCAGCTGAAAGAAGATGTGAACCGCGTTATGCCGCAGTTTAAAGTCGATGGCCGCATGGTGTTCGACCGCGATATGAACTGGGCGCAGGGCTACACCCAGACGCTGGAGCCGCGTGTACAGTATCTCTATATTCCGTACCGCGATCAGAGCCATATCCAGGCGTATGACTCCACGCTGCTGCAAACCGACTACACCGGCCTGTTCCGCGATCGCACTTACAGCGGTCTGGATCGCATTGCCTCCGCCAACCAGGTGGCGAGCGGTCTGACGACGCGTATTTATGATAACGATCTGGTTGAACGTTTTAACCTGTCCGTAGGTCAAATCTACTCGTTTACCCCGTCGCGCACCGGGCTGAACAACACCAGCGATGAAGATGACACCGGCAGCCTGATTTGGGCCGGCGACACTTACTGGCGCGTTAGCGATCGCTGGGGCGTCCGCGGCGGCGTGCAGTATGATACGCGTCTGGATAACGTTGCGCAGGGCAATGCGGTGCTGGAATACCGCCGCGACGCCGACCGCATGGTGCAGCTGAACTACCGTTACAGCAGCCCGGAATATGTGGCCAGCGCGCTGAACCGCAACATTACCAACAACCCGATTTACGAGAACGGTATTTCGCAGGTCGGTATGACAGCCAGCTGGCCCATCGCTGACTCCTGGGCGGTCGTAGGCGCTTACTACTACGATACCAAGGAAAAACAGCCTGCCGATCAGCTGGTCGGGTTGCAATATAGCTCCTGCTGTTACGCTATCCGCGTGGGTTATGAGCGCAAAATCAACGGCTGGGAAAACGACAACAGCAAGTATGAAAACCAAATCTCATTCAACATTGAGTTGCGTGGCCTGAGCCCGAACTATGGGCTGGGCAGCAACCAAATGCTACGTCAGGGCATTATGCCTTACCAGCGCGCTTTCTGA
- the djlA gene encoding co-chaperone DjlA — protein MRYWGKVIGLVLGLLSGAGFWGLLIGLLLGHLVDKIRETQGRAYFSNNQTRQTIFFRTTFQVMGHLSKAKGRVTEADIQIASLQMDRMQLHGAARTQAQQAFREGKQSDYPLRNKLRELRSACFGRFDLIRMFLEIQIQAAFADGTLHPNERQVLYVIAEELGISRVQFEQYLRMMEGGQQFGGGHAWGGSSQGGARYGAQQGPTLEAACKVLGVKPTDDYMTIKRAWRKLMAEHHPDKLVAKGLPPEMMEMAKQKAQEIQAAWDLIRKERNFK, from the coding sequence ATGCGCTATTGGGGAAAAGTAATTGGTCTGGTGCTGGGATTGCTTTCCGGCGCAGGCTTTTGGGGACTGCTGATTGGCCTGCTGCTCGGCCATCTGGTCGATAAAATCCGCGAGACGCAGGGCAGGGCCTATTTTTCAAATAATCAGACCCGACAGACGATTTTTTTCCGCACCACCTTTCAGGTGATGGGGCATTTAAGCAAAGCGAAAGGGCGCGTGACCGAAGCGGATATTCAGATCGCCTCATTGCAGATGGATCGCATGCAGCTGCACGGCGCGGCGCGCACTCAGGCGCAGCAGGCTTTTCGTGAAGGCAAGCAGAGCGACTATCCGTTGCGAAACAAGCTGCGCGAACTGCGCAGCGCCTGTTTCGGCCGTTTCGATTTGATTCGGATGTTTCTGGAAATCCAGATTCAGGCGGCGTTCGCCGACGGCACGCTGCATCCGAATGAGCGTCAGGTGCTGTATGTGATCGCGGAAGAGTTAGGCATTTCGCGCGTGCAGTTCGAGCAGTATCTGCGAATGATGGAAGGCGGTCAGCAATTTGGCGGCGGCCACGCCTGGGGCGGGTCCTCGCAGGGCGGAGCGCGTTACGGTGCGCAGCAAGGGCCGACGCTGGAGGCCGCCTGTAAGGTGCTGGGCGTGAAGCCGACCGATGACTATATGACGATCAAGCGCGCCTGGCGCAAGCTGATGGCGGAACATCACCCCGATAAGCTGGTGGCGAAAGGTTTGCCGCCGGAGATGATGGAGATGGCGAAGCAGAAGGCGCAGGAGATTCAGGCGGCATGGGATCTGATCCGCAAAGAGAGAAACTTTAAGTAG